A single region of the Halorubrum depositum genome encodes:
- a CDS encoding aspartate kinase, with translation MRVVAKFGGTSLGSGDRIERAADSVANAVEAGHEIAVVASAMGSTTDDLLEDITFETDDADRAEIVSMGERTSVRMLKAALSVRGIDALFLEPGHPDWPVVTNELGEVDVEETKKRAHAIAERLDGVVPIITGFLAEDHDGNVTTLGRGGSDTTAVMLGNYMDADEVVIVTDVEGVMTGDPRVVEGARNVGRITVDELRNLSFRGAEVVAPSALSYKDEDLAVRVVHYQHGDLLRGGTRIEGQFESLIDMREEPLACLTIAGRAIRNRSGILSQLANALRKEEINIDAVASGMDSVTFYVDVDVAETAEALLHEAVVSDEALSSVTVADPIAVIRVTGGELPNQPGVIQDIIAPLAEDGINIIDLITSATSVAVFVDWDDREEALEIVQQRFD, from the coding sequence ATGCGCGTAGTCGCCAAGTTCGGTGGCACGAGCCTCGGTAGCGGGGACCGCATCGAACGCGCGGCCGACTCCGTCGCGAACGCGGTTGAGGCCGGCCACGAGATCGCCGTCGTCGCGAGCGCGATGGGATCGACCACCGACGACCTCCTCGAAGACATAACGTTCGAGACGGACGACGCTGACCGCGCCGAGATCGTCTCGATGGGCGAGCGCACCAGCGTCAGGATGCTGAAGGCGGCCCTCTCGGTCCGCGGCATCGACGCCCTCTTCCTCGAACCGGGTCACCCCGACTGGCCGGTGGTCACGAACGAGCTCGGCGAGGTCGACGTCGAGGAGACGAAGAAGCGCGCGCACGCCATCGCGGAGCGGCTCGACGGCGTCGTCCCGATCATCACCGGCTTCCTGGCGGAGGACCACGACGGCAACGTCACGACGCTCGGTCGCGGCGGCTCCGACACGACCGCGGTGATGCTCGGCAACTACATGGACGCCGACGAGGTCGTCATCGTCACCGACGTCGAAGGGGTCATGACCGGCGACCCCCGCGTCGTCGAGGGGGCGCGGAACGTGGGTCGGATCACGGTCGACGAGCTGCGGAACCTCTCCTTCCGCGGCGCGGAGGTTGTCGCGCCGTCGGCGCTCTCGTACAAGGACGAGGACCTCGCGGTCCGCGTCGTCCACTACCAACACGGCGACCTGCTGAGGGGGGGCACTCGCATCGAGGGGCAGTTCGAGAGCCTGATCGACATGCGCGAGGAGCCGCTCGCGTGTCTCACCATCGCCGGGCGCGCGATCCGGAACCGGTCCGGCATCCTCTCGCAGCTCGCGAACGCCCTCCGCAAGGAGGAGATCAACATCGACGCGGTCGCCTCCGGCATGGACTCGGTCACGTTCTACGTCGACGTCGACGTCGCGGAGACGGCCGAGGCGCTCCTCCACGAGGCCGTCGTCTCCGACGAGGCGCTCTCGTCTGTGACCGTCGCCGACCCCATCGCCGTCATCCGCGTGACCGGCGGCGAGCTCCCGAACCAGCCGGGCGTCATCCAGGACATCATCGCACCGCTGGCCGAGGACGGGATCAACATCATCGACCTCATCACGAGCGCGACGTCGGTCGCGGTGTTCGTCGACTGGGACGACAGAGAGGAGGCGCTCGAGATCGTTCAACAGCGGTTCGACTGA
- a CDS encoding DUF7089 family protein gives MFSSRPLDDDLDAVREEHAPRSPVLDVDADFETLPPAAGEDLGLFVDGLSPASFPAAWLPEEVPELLKRYAGPTFTVGLPGDGTVVRTTQTDPQTVLVKKRAEGTPDDFLAFLIADRLVQVGVSPSFGSLPDEASPEDTPADDAPPNCLPDSFLPFFGERYRDLDAAVRRPDPDTGASTTGHGPSDVFQVAAALFDAWVGLYTRDVFASWEGRHPRLFDAWLDAGDRLEGRLGDLSGEVARGETDFASATEYACSAVRHGLDLPAPFAALDTAAYRDRGAPYAVKWAEKTFDSMVDDGS, from the coding sequence ATGTTCTCGTCTCGGCCGCTCGACGACGATCTCGACGCGGTCCGCGAGGAACACGCGCCCAGATCGCCCGTCCTCGACGTCGACGCCGACTTCGAGACGCTCCCGCCGGCGGCGGGCGAGGACCTCGGGCTGTTCGTCGACGGGCTCTCGCCCGCCTCCTTCCCGGCGGCGTGGCTCCCCGAGGAGGTGCCCGAACTCCTCAAGCGGTACGCCGGCCCGACGTTCACCGTCGGGTTACCCGGCGACGGCACCGTCGTCCGGACGACCCAGACCGACCCGCAGACCGTGCTCGTCAAGAAGCGGGCGGAGGGGACGCCGGACGACTTCCTCGCGTTCCTGATCGCCGACCGGCTGGTCCAAGTCGGAGTCTCGCCGTCCTTCGGTTCGCTTCCGGACGAGGCGTCCCCAGAGGATACGCCCGCGGACGACGCCCCTCCGAACTGTCTTCCCGACAGCTTCCTCCCGTTCTTCGGCGAGCGCTACCGCGACCTCGACGCCGCGGTCCGTCGGCCGGACCCGGACACCGGCGCCTCGACCACGGGCCACGGGCCGAGCGACGTCTTCCAGGTCGCGGCCGCGCTGTTCGACGCCTGGGTCGGGCTGTACACCCGCGACGTCTTCGCGTCGTGGGAGGGCCGCCATCCCCGGTTGTTCGACGCGTGGCTCGACGCCGGCGACCGCCTGGAGGGCCGGCTCGGCGACCTCTCGGGCGAAGTCGCCCGCGGCGAGACCGACTTCGCGAGCGCCACGGAGTACGCCTGCTCGGCGGTGCGTCACGGGCTCGACCTCCCCGCGCCGTTCGCCGCGCTCGACACCGCCGCCTACCGCGACCGCGGCGCTCCCTACGCGGTGAAGTGGGCGGAGAAGACGTTCGACTCGATGGTCGACGACGGGAGCTGA
- a CDS encoding DUF7090 family protein yields MDYSLAIENGPETIPGGTGLLLVHPSIGETDRIDTDFLKTDTDAFLVVSTRTTAREVEQKLEYYDVDETKATILDTLSVERGYSRRSSDDVFYVSAPDDLDGVVDRVERFLTENEGKRRVSVDSLTEMAYYADDDAVFEAAADILALLDEHDAVGIFHLSEEVHEVATLDRFRELFEGVIELDGEGNVSFDI; encoded by the coding sequence ATGGACTACTCGCTCGCCATCGAGAACGGGCCGGAAACGATCCCGGGCGGTACGGGACTCCTGCTCGTCCACCCCAGCATCGGCGAGACCGACCGGATCGACACGGATTTCCTGAAGACCGACACCGACGCGTTCCTCGTCGTCTCCACGCGCACGACCGCGCGAGAGGTCGAACAGAAGCTCGAGTACTACGACGTCGACGAGACGAAGGCGACGATCCTCGACACCCTCTCGGTCGAGCGCGGCTACTCGCGACGCTCCAGCGACGACGTGTTCTACGTCTCCGCCCCCGACGACCTCGACGGCGTCGTCGACCGGGTCGAGCGGTTCCTCACGGAGAACGAGGGGAAGCGACGGGTGTCGGTCGACTCGCTCACCGAGATGGCGTACTACGCCGACGACGACGCCGTGTTCGAGGCGGCCGCGGACATCCTCGCGCTCCTCGACGAGCACGACGCGGTCGGGATCTTCCACCTCTCCGAGGAGGTCCACGAGGTCGCGACGCTCGACCGGTTCCGGGAGCTGTTCGAGGGCGTCATCGAACTCGACGGCGAGGGGAACGTCAGCTTCGACATATAA
- a CDS encoding magnesium transporter, with translation MAGHDTARDVYRQALPVILVSLVAGLFAGTILGSETMRAGISEVPGLLLLLPAFLATRGGVYGSLGARLSTGLHQGLIEPRFRLDRRIRNAILASFVNGMSVSVFIAVVTYLWLTLLGTEGNLLQLIGIMVVAGFLSAALMISVLIAVIFVGYRRGLDPDNVIGPVVTTLGDVFGVFFLLVGIYVVGVVL, from the coding sequence ATGGCCGGCCACGACACCGCGCGCGACGTCTACCGACAGGCGCTGCCGGTGATCCTCGTCAGCCTCGTCGCCGGGCTGTTCGCCGGCACCATCCTCGGGTCCGAGACGATGCGCGCCGGTATCTCGGAGGTTCCCGGCCTCCTCCTCCTACTCCCGGCGTTCCTCGCGACGCGCGGCGGCGTGTACGGCTCGCTGGGCGCTCGCCTCTCGACCGGGCTCCATCAGGGGCTGATCGAGCCCCGATTTCGACTCGATCGGCGGATCAGGAACGCGATCCTCGCCTCCTTCGTCAACGGGATGAGCGTCTCCGTCTTCATCGCCGTGGTCACCTACCTCTGGCTGACGCTCCTCGGGACGGAGGGGAACCTCCTCCAACTGATCGGGATCATGGTCGTGGCAGGATTCCTCTCGGCGGCCCTCATGATCTCGGTGTTGATCGCCGTCATCTTCGTCGGCTACCGCCGGGGGCTCGACCCGGACAACGTGATCGGTCCCGTCGTGACGACGCTCGGCGACGTGTTCGGGGTGTTCTTCCTCCTCGTCGGGATCTACGTCGTGGGGGTCGTGCTGTGA
- a CDS encoding magnesium transporter, protein MTDEWSIRRIVRTMIPLLTALSVLQLVSGTVLETYEAVLVSNPALLVLVPVQIGTAGNLASITCSRLTTQLYLGTYELDPSNPDLRANAGAVFALAGTVFGIVGVAAWAIGVALGGTLGLGRVLLVSLVSGMLLAVLVVVASVAAVEASYRIGLNPDDTTIPVVTNVCDIAGVLILFAVVSVVV, encoded by the coding sequence ATGACCGACGAGTGGTCGATCCGCCGGATCGTCCGGACGATGATCCCGCTCCTCACCGCGCTGTCGGTGCTCCAACTCGTCTCCGGGACCGTCCTCGAGACGTACGAGGCGGTGCTCGTCAGCAACCCGGCGCTGCTCGTGCTGGTCCCGGTCCAAATCGGAACGGCCGGGAACCTCGCGTCGATCACCTGCTCGCGGCTCACCACGCAGCTCTACCTCGGGACGTACGAGCTGGACCCGTCGAACCCCGACCTCAGGGCGAACGCCGGCGCCGTGTTCGCCCTGGCGGGGACCGTCTTCGGCATCGTCGGCGTCGCCGCGTGGGCGATCGGGGTCGCGCTCGGCGGCACGCTCGGGCTCGGACGGGTGCTCCTCGTCTCGCTCGTCTCCGGGATGCTCCTCGCCGTCCTCGTCGTCGTCGCCAGCGTCGCCGCCGTGGAGGCCTCCTACCGGATCGGGCTCAACCCCGACGACACGACCATCCCGGTCGTCACCAACGTCTGCGACATCGCCGGCGTGCTGATCCTCTTCGCCGTCGTCTCGGTCGTCGTGTGA
- a CDS encoding DUF2391 domain-containing protein, which yields MKRPQSLRRPKFRIADSAQQAVGGFLLAGPFVVTGEVWDLAAGMNALQGWLTAGLVALIGYAALYRADTGRDPDVEKDIAGIPARFVSLMIVAFGSVAVLAVLFDAPDTFLIQRGVTGVELWVTTGKAISVSAVFSVVGAATADSVF from the coding sequence ATGAAACGCCCACAGAGCCTCCGTCGACCGAAGTTCCGGATCGCGGACTCCGCACAGCAGGCGGTCGGCGGATTCCTCCTCGCGGGGCCGTTCGTCGTCACCGGGGAGGTGTGGGACTTGGCCGCGGGCATGAACGCGCTCCAGGGGTGGCTGACCGCCGGACTCGTCGCGCTGATCGGGTACGCCGCGCTCTACCGGGCCGACACCGGCCGCGATCCCGACGTCGAAAAGGATATCGCGGGGATTCCCGCTCGGTTCGTGTCGCTGATGATCGTCGCGTTCGGCTCCGTGGCCGTCCTCGCGGTACTGTTCGACGCGCCGGACACCTTCCTCATCCAGCGGGGCGTGACGGGGGTCGAGCTCTGGGTGACGACGGGGAAAGCCATCTCCGTCAGCGCGGTGTTCAGCGTCGTCGGCGCCGCCACCGCCGACAGCGTGTTCTGA